In the Muricauda sp. MAR_2010_75 genome, one interval contains:
- a CDS encoding response regulator transcription factor, with product MKILIAEDETELQKSIATYLERDGNVCEMASDYHEALYKIDLYEYDLLVLDINLITGSGLDILKLLKRNRSETPTIIISANNSLDDKLEGLDLGADDYLTKPFHLAELNSRIKAVLRRGKFGGNDRLEFHEISIDTRSRTAYVNEQALSLTRKEFDLLLFFVTNKGRVLSKEIIAEHLWGDHSDLADNFDFIYVHINNLRKKLTEAGAKYIKTAYGSGYKFVEE from the coding sequence ATGAAGATCCTTATTGCAGAAGACGAGACCGAACTCCAGAAATCCATTGCCACCTATTTGGAAAGGGATGGCAATGTCTGTGAAATGGCTTCAGACTACCACGAGGCCCTCTATAAGATTGACCTCTATGAATATGATCTGTTGGTCCTGGACATCAACCTGATCACCGGTAGTGGATTGGATATCCTAAAACTGTTGAAGCGCAACCGTTCGGAGACCCCGACCATCATCATCTCCGCCAACAATTCCTTGGACGATAAACTGGAAGGATTGGATCTGGGTGCCGATGACTATTTGACCAAACCCTTTCATTTGGCCGAACTCAATTCGAGGATAAAGGCGGTTTTGAGAAGGGGCAAGTTTGGGGGCAATGACCGTTTGGAGTTCCACGAGATTTCCATTGATACGCGCTCTAGGACCGCTTATGTCAATGAGCAAGCCCTTTCCTTGACCCGTAAGGAATTCGATCTCTTGCTTTTTTTTGTCACCAATAAGGGACGGGTGCTTTCCAAAGAGATCATCGCCGAACATTTATGGGGGGATCATAGCGATCTTGCGGATAATTTTGATTTTATTTATGTCCATATCAACAACCTGCGCAAAAAATTGACCGAAGCAGGGGCCAAGTATATCAAAACGGCCTACGGAAGTGGGTATAAGTTCGTGGAAGAGTGA
- a CDS encoding DUF4138 domain-containing protein produces MRTLNVIIAVMLMAYGHTVSGQKVLDTIQANSQMNVALFFPSPIKQAITGNTKAIFTYNREEAQYFGLLQATANTITNLLVVTMDGQAYEFKVAYRENVAQTHFFVDKAHSIGPVQPLPGKKGDSLASHTARFAFLSGLLSSDGNGALASVRRKGIRLRLKRLVYRNAQVFMVVEVHNRSGIDFEVGTLEALRINGSLKRRSSYQETRLEPHYIFERPKIIKTGTSQRFVLVLPKFVLSHKEHLRLILLESRGGRRLELNY; encoded by the coding sequence ATGAGAACACTAAACGTCATCATTGCAGTAATGCTAATGGCCTATGGGCACACCGTATCGGGCCAAAAGGTTTTGGACACCATCCAAGCCAATTCACAAATGAACGTGGCCCTCTTTTTTCCCAGTCCCATCAAACAGGCTATAACGGGAAACACTAAAGCGATCTTTACCTATAACCGGGAAGAAGCTCAATATTTTGGGCTATTGCAGGCCACAGCCAACACCATTACCAACCTTTTGGTGGTCACCATGGACGGACAAGCATATGAATTTAAGGTGGCCTATAGGGAAAACGTTGCCCAAACCCATTTTTTTGTGGACAAGGCGCACAGCATTGGTCCAGTACAGCCATTACCTGGTAAAAAAGGGGATTCCTTGGCTTCCCACACAGCTCGATTTGCTTTTTTAAGTGGATTGCTATCAAGTGATGGAAATGGTGCCTTGGCATCGGTGCGAAGAAAGGGAATCCGATTGCGGTTGAAAAGGTTGGTCTACCGAAACGCTCAAGTATTTATGGTCGTAGAGGTGCACAACCGATCAGGCATTGATTTTGAAGTAGGCACCCTTGAGGCCCTAAGGATAAATGGCAGCTTGAAACGGAGATCCTCGTATCAAGAAACCAGGTTGGAACCCCACTATATCTTTGAACGACCCAAAATTATTAAAACCGGGACTTCCCAACGATTTGTACTTGTGCTACCCAAATTTGTCCTATCCCATAAGGAGCATCTAAGACTGATTCTCTTGGAAAGCCGTGGAGGCAGAAGGTTGGAGCTCAACTATTGA